A stretch of DNA from Toxotes jaculatrix isolate fToxJac2 chromosome 15, fToxJac2.pri, whole genome shotgun sequence:
TCAAAGAGAAAGATAGGGGCAAACGCTAAATTACTGTTGAGTGATCTGAACTAAAGCTTACCTGAGACGACTGAGAGGATTAAAACAATTAATGCTCCTGAAAATGTCCTCATGTTACGCTCTGCGGGTGAACAGGACTAATGAAAAAATCTTGTATAGTTAAAtcttgtatttaaaaaaagttgtataGTGGATTAAATGTCAAGACCCGTCATATAGGTGCTGAAACTCCCAGCCCGGGGACTAAGATAAGAATCCAGACACGTCTGTCTTCAGTGAGTCTTGTAGGAAGTGAAACCATTGACTGACATGTGGTGGCAATTAGAAATAATGCGTATAGCCAAGTATAAAAATCACTGAAAGGGAAATAGCAACCGAGTCTTCACAGGAAGTGACTGAATGGATAGGGAGGGAAGAATCCGCCTGTGAACATCTTTCCAACTTTACCGAACTTTTCGAGTTTTGTTTCATCAAATGGCTTTTATTGTTAGGATTTTCTTGGCACCCAAGTCAAATATGGTCAAATATTTGTTAACATGCGAGTGCGCGcgcgcacacccacacagagccacacacgcgcacacacagtcacacccgCTACCCCGCCCCCATCCACAATCCCTGACACATCTCTCCAGCCCCACGCCATCACCGTCGGGAGCTAAACTGGGAGCGAACAGCGGGACCGGATTCAGGATTTAGCTTCAGCCTCCACTATAtcgacacacacacccaccgactttaacatatataaatatatattatactaACGGGAAAATCGCGAAAATAACGGGGGTGCTGGATACCGGGAGCACGGCATGGGAGAGCACACGGCGTTTCTGCTGTTACTGGTGGCGACCTTGACGCTTTCCTCCGAGGTGAGTACGACGGAGAAACCTCAGGCTGTGGGAGCTTGTCAGGGGGAAGCTCCCTGGTTCTGCTCCTGTGCGGCGGGCCTGTGGCCACATCGGGCACCGACCGCCGTGTCGAATTGGTCCAATGACGTACTTAACGGTTAAAATGTAAACGTGAGTGCGGTTATTGCGTACGTCCCACTTAGAACACGAATGCAGTGCAAACGTGACAACCGTGCTACTGGCGAAAGAGAACATTCCTACCGGGCTTATCCGAGGCCCACAGTCCGTTTGATCCACTAAGTGTATTCCCCATGCCAGTTTTTAACTGCCAGTATACACCTATTTACTGGGTGGAATTAGCAAACCAAATGCTACCAGGGCCTACCATTAGATGTCAGTGATTGACAGCTTGGTCCTGCCATGGTcgacatgtttttgtttttctttgggttGTTTTTACTAACGCAGTTCTCTCGTAACACTCTGTTCTAGCTGTTAGTCGCTGTTATGTTTTATTGCTGGTTCGCTAGCTAAGTTAAATCACCCAGGTAGTGCAGTGAACGGGATCTAgaaagctaacattagccatttttttttctagaaaatGACACGTATTGGCATGACAGCCGTTATGTGCTAACATGTCAGTCCGTTAgtccttttaaaaatgttgacGAGTTCGCACAAACCCgacaaaacaccaactttagctgaCAAATACAACACTAGCACTTCAGATTTGGTGTGAATACAGAATGCCCTCTGGTACCGACATAGGTTTTTGGCAATGCTAATATGGAGTGTGTGTTATTCGGTGCTGCTGCGTCGACCTGACCCACTCGGTCCAGCAGCGTTGCAGCTGCAGGATGGTGATATTACTGctgaggaaaatggaaaaaaggatGCAGCCTTTTTAGTTTGACACAAGCAAGATGGCGCCTGCTGCTTGCTGCTGTGCTGGACCATGGAGAAATACACAGCTTAGGATCATAGACCATCTGGAAATAGGATGAACAGGGCCTGCGTTGCAGTATGGAAATCACTAGATGCATGGCCTTGTTTTTCATAAGCGTGCTGCATTGAGGGATGCAAGTTATTTAGTGAGAGTTTTTCTGAAGAGCAGACTGAGTATACTAATACATCTACTGTAGCATCCCCAGCCTAACCCCCAGTGTGCTGCAGAACAAATGTTTCTGCATGACGAATTATACAGACCATACTTGTTGATGTAGAATTTTACCCTTGAATCCAGTTAAATCCACCCATTGTTTTGCAATGCATGCCGCTTCTGTTCTGCATGTTTTATAGGCTGCAGGCTGAGTCGTGATAGAAAGAGTCACACATGCCCTGCAACACCAGTACTTAGATGTGATAGACTGTACGGTCTGTAAAGATTTGCTGCCACACTGCCCTACAGTCATAGTCACTTCAGCTTTTTCTTCGATGTAAGACCAGGTCAGACTGGTTATCTCAGTGTAATCCTAGATTAATAAGGACAGGAGTAATGTACCGGTACCATATGGCTTGATATAGCTATCAATTGAATGTTTTCTACAGGATAACATACTCAAAGTGCATAAATCAGTGATATGTAAGATGAAAAATATGTAAGGTTCATATGGACCAATATGCAGATTTATGTGGTTCAAAGCTAGTGTTATGGCCACCAGTCTGAGCTGCAGTCTCATCATACAGTCTTTAAATCAATTCCGTAGCctgtaaaaaaatattgcaCCCATTACTTACTGCTGCAGTtaatatgtttctgtttctgttttgatttcaaaactgcacatttaaataaatgtgaatgACATTATGCAGTGGGCTGATAAGGTGAGAAACTAGTAGTTTCAGAAGAGAGGAACAATAAGCTCTATGCATTACTATAATAGGCTATACTGTCCTccctacattttcatttaactttaTCTAATGTGGGAAGTGATTAAACCTCATAAGACAATCTAACAAAGGCCTCATGCTGCCATGTAGCTGTAATGCTTAGCTCTTTGGCTTATGGCCTCAAAAGGAATGAAACTCTTGCCTTCCTTAGGCTTAAACCAGTagtaatttcatttatttgtttatataatataaatatataaaatgcaCAGTGGTATTATGGACTAAAGCCTTTATCCTTATGATTCACTAATTCTAGTGCTGCGTAGAGAGACAGATGTATGTGCAGGCCTGTATGTGAAAGGAAGTAAAATAAACTGAGAGGGACTAAATATACATAAGCTGCTTTAGGAGATATTTGTGGTTAAGTTATACTTTAGTCAGTTTGGTACAAATGGTCTGTATTGTTGTCCTCTCTTTCCCCTTGTCTGTCCAGGTGCCCGCTGATGACTCTGTGGGTTTGCTAACTGAGCCCCAGGTGGCCATGTTCTGTGGAAAGCTCAACATGCACATCAACGTGCAGAGTGGCAAATGGGAGCCTGACCCCTCCGGCACCAAGAGCTGTATTGGCACCAAGGAGGGCATCCTGCAGTACTGCCAAGAGGTATTTAAACAGAGTGAGACAGCAGTgcggaggcagagaaagagatagggacagagggagagagacagcaagCCAGCTAGCAGACAGAACAGGAAGGTAGGTAATGCAGTATGAAAGAACACAAACATCTCTCACTGTTCTCCAGGTGTACCCAGAGTTGCAGATCACAAATGTTGTGGAGGCCAACCAGCCTGTCAGCATCCAGAACTGGAGCAAGAAAGGCCGCAAGCAGTACCGCAGTCACACGCACATTGTGGTGCCATACCGCTGCCTGGGTAAGCAGTTTTACTGAGACAGTTATATGTTTGAGCGAATGATTGCATATGTGAATGAGTATAGAAAGTACTTGCAATGAACAAAGTCGTGTTCATGTTGCAGTCGGGGAGTTTGTGAGCGATGCTCTGCTCGTTCCTGACAAGTGTAAGTTCCTGCACCAGGAGCGTATGGACCAGTGTGAGAGCCACCTGCACTGGCACACTGTAGCCAAAGAGGTGAGAAGAAACAATGGTCCCACTGTATGAACTTCATATTGTGTgctttgctctctgtgtcaTTATATCTACCGGTGGCTTTTTCATTCTGCTTCGTCCTCTTCTGTCTAGTCTTCTGCAAGCTTGCACTGAATAACTCAGCACTCGTATCTGCTGTCAACCTACTCTGCCAGTTTCTTTTgacttgtgtttcttttgttctttattcCTTTCTGATTGTTCATTAATGTGCAGCCACCTTCAAAGACGATTGtctgtcaaactttttttttaaatcctctgtCATAATAGATAATCTGCACATCAGAGCTACAGTATGAGGACTAAAGTAACTGAATGTTCTGTGGTTTCATTTTGTATGTTGTTCATATGAGAGCCGTGGAAGTGCTGTAGGACGTTGTGATTAATGTCTGTTATTAAAATTAGTCCTGTGGAGACCGCACCATGAATCTCCATGACTACGGGATGCTGTTGCCATGTGGCATCGACCGTTTCCGAGGAGTTGAGTTTGTCTGCTGTCCAGCGGAGGCAGAACGAGAGTCAGACAGCACAGAGCTAGAAGGGGAGGAGTCAGACGTCTGGTGGGGCGGAGCTGAGGCTGAATACTCTGATAACAGGTATCATCACTCGTGGATGTTCACcactgaacacatacacacttgttGATACAAATATTGaaccagccactccctttgcaGCATGTCACGTCCGGCTGACACAGAGCAAGCCACCACAGAGGATGATGAAGACGAAGATGAACAGGCTGAAACCTTTGAAAGGGATGAGAACGGAGATGGcgatgaagatgatgaggaggatgaggaagacgAAGAAGACGTGATCGATGAACGGGATAGTGACGAGCGCAGTGCTAACATTGCCAtgaccaccaccacaaccactaCCACTGAATCAGTTGAAGAAGTTGTTCGAGGTAAGGAATCAAGTGAACAAACACCCTTTGTTTACATGAGTTCAGTCAgtggtgttgttttgtaatGTGCTGTTTGCCGATTACATATGTGACTTTTAAGTTATGTTTTCCGTGAAATTTCGAAGCTCACAtttgtcattcatttttaatttgcatttgcCTGTGTGCACATACCTCAGCTGTGTGTTGGGCTCGTGCTGAGTCAGGCCCTTGTCGTGCCATGCTGGAGCGCTGGTACTTCGTGCCTGAGAAGGGCCGCTGTGCTCCCTTCTTGTTTGGGGGCTGTGGGGGCAACAGGAATAACTTTGAGTCGGAGGAGTACTGCCTAGCTGTCTGCAGCAGCTCGTGTAAGTCCCAGGACCAGAGCCGCCTAAACCCTGAAGTGTCCGCATCACGAGCCTGATTCCTGTCCTCAGGCTGCTGCAGATTGTCTCTGTTTCAtttgctttctctgtttctccctgtctTGAGTGTCTGATGGCTCTTAACCAGTCAGAGCACTGACAAGTGGATTTAGttgctctttctcttgctcATCCACTTGCCCAGTATTGTTAGTGTTGCAGGATTCATTTCTCAGCAtgttaaaaatgtctctttGATTGGAAAGGAAaagtagagagaaaaaaaagatcagggCCATGAAATCACCTGTCTCCCTGGAATAAAACATTATGTTCATATATGTTTGTGTACCTTACACAcaggaagcaaagaaagaaagaatttgtGGTAAAGATGAAGCTGTATCAGATCAACTTATTGTTGgttttgctgtttcatttgGATTtgttcacagaaagaaaaaaaatagatcacCAGCTGTATCCTGTAAAAAGCTTCAAGAGCAGCCATTTTACATAACTGGAGTCATTTGTTTGATGATGTTTGAATATTGTagtgaaagggggaaaaaaggcaagCAGATCAAATGAGTGTCCTTACTGGGAAGCAGCCATGATGCTCTGTCCTTCGCTCTCACATAAAGTAGCCATTTACTTCCATATTAATTAATTACTCAATTGATTATTTTCCAACCAGTAACACTAACTGATACTTCTTACAGCATGTGGACAAGGCAGCGTAAATGCTGAACCCTAAGTGTTAGCGTGTATCTGCATGGatttctaaatgtgtgtgtttgcatgcccTCCACTGTAATGTACATTTGTAAGGTCTtgtatctgctgctgcagctgtataGTAGTCTGATCTGTGAATTGTGGGTCTAAAACAGTGTCATCAGCATGTCTTAACTAGCTGAGTTTgttgatactgtgtgtgtgtgtgtgtgtgtgtgtgtgtgtgtgtgtgtgtgtgtgtgtgtgtgtgtgtgtgtgtgtgtgtgtgtgtgtgagagaatggGGGAGTGTTGTTAAAGGTTAATGGGTTGATTTGCTGTTTCCACCCAGAGAAGCACCACGCTCTTCAGCGGTGCAGCATCTGCCCTGATCCTGACTCTGCACTTTTCATCTTATCTCCAGGCTCCCACattaaacaaagacacagatgGACATATAAACACACTTATACTGGGAAACTCACCCTTTGTTCTCTGATAATCTGTATCTCTTGTAACCCATCTTTTATGTATTAAAACAATTTTCTGTGTGTACCTAACCTATTATAGGTAATTAACACGTGTTTAAGCATATCACAGTTCCTGCTGTCTTTTAAATTTCTGCAATAactgttgtgtatgtgtcttgAACTGAAACCCTGTGTAACATTGCCTCTATGGAATGCATTGTGTGTTTCAGACTCACCAGGAtcagtgtttttcctgtatttACCTTTCATGCATCCTCTTTACTCGTGCTCTTATCCAGTTACTCTTCCTCATATCATACTCTTTTCTCCCCTGACCTGCATTTGACTGTTCTCTCTTTATTCTCCCCCAGTGCCCACCATGGCCCCCAGTCCTCCGGACGCTGTGGACCGATACCTTGAATCTCCTGGTGATGACAATGAACACGCTGACTTCCAGAAGGCCAAGGAAAGCCTGGAGGCCAAACACCGTGACAAGATGTCCCAGGTATGTGTGCGAGAGGGACTAGGTTGAAAATTACATCCTAAGTATTTCTGTCTGGCATTTTGCCCTGTGAAGGTTTCAACATATCTGATGGTGGAAGAATTTGTCAGTATGAAATAGTTGCTTTTGTCCCTGACATGACACTCTTTATGTCCAGGTGATGAGGGAgtgggaggaggcagagagacaggccaAGAATCTTCCTCGCGCTGACAAGAAAGCTGTTATCCAGGTAGGACACACCACAATGTCCGCTGTTATTGTGTATATTTGATATAATCATTTGTAAACGTCTAGggtatttttaataaaaatatttgagGTCCATCATCTTGGCCAAAAGTACCTTAAAGTCACTGTGAAACATGGCTGTCAAGCCTTAATCAGATTTTTTGCCAACTGAATCACCAGCTTATTGCTCTACTAGGTACTATGACTAACTAGCACGTGTGGTGTTATATTACATTTAACTTATGCATGTGCCCTCAGCTTCAAGATGAGTcattaaaaatatctttgtatTGTGCAGGAAGAGATAATAGGCCTTTTGAAAtaagaacatattttacatttttgacatttaccAAGACATAACTAATTCAAGAAGTAAACTTTATGTTAGATCAACAACAACGTCCAAACAGTAATTATTTGGAAGCCAAACGAACAGGAAGTGCAACAATTAAGTGTAAAGTATCATTGTTTTAGCTGCTTGAttcttttctccccctcctccatgGTAAATGTGTGTTTCCCGGCATGCTAATATGTTCATCCCATAGTGTGTGGGAAATTACccttttaaaaactaaaactatgTCATAACTGTGGGTATCTATAATCAGATTatgatgaaggaaaaaaaagtggtaaTAGTGATCACTGTTCCATCTGTGTACTATCTTTTCCGTGCAGCACTTCCAGGAGAAGGTGGAGGCTCttgaacaggaagcagcaggagagaggcaGCAGCTTGTGGAAACCCACATGGCCCGGGTGGAAGCTCTGCTCAACAGCCGCAGACGCCTTGCTCTGGAAAATTATCTCAGTGCCCTACAAGCCAACCCTCCACGGGTACACATGCGTGCTTAGACATATCCACAAACACTTTGCACGTTTCAGTAATTAGGTCACGGGTGTGTCCACTGTAAATGAATGTTTCACACTACTCTGCTGTTGTAACTGGCAAGAAATATAATTAagagtaaaataaatcaaaagtaaaagcagcacaTCCTTTGTTTTTAGAACATCACTAACCACATACAACTCTCCCACCATCAGCCCCGTCAGGTGTTGAGTCTGCTGAAGAAGTATGTCCGTGCagagcagaaagacagacagcacaCGCTGAAGCATTACGAGCATGTCCGCACAGTCGATCCTAAGAAGGCTGCACAGATCCGACCTCAGGTACTCTACCACACTCAAGTCAAAACCTGTAACTGCACTAGCTTTGTTTTGCGTTTACGCTCAAACTTAATCACTTTCTTCTGACCTTTAGGTTTTGACCCATCTACGTGTGATAGATGAGAGGATGAATCAGTCATTGGGTCTGCTTTACAAAGTGCCCACTGTGGCTAATGAGATTCAGAACCAAGTTGGTAAGTGCTGGCTTCATACTTCATTCTTAAAGGCTTCACTTCTTTGTGTCTAGATGCTCTTATACACAGCAGTGTTGTTTATACCTGTCTACATGTAAGGGAACAGTGTCCCGTCAGTAAAAGGCAGTAAAGGTTGTGTTAGTGGGAAATTGTAACTAGTCTTGACAATAAAACACTAACACTATTTTTCCCATGatcctttttaaaaataaactgataaCCCATTTGTTGTACAATAAAAACTTGGGACTATAacatatattgtatatataacAATATGACAGACCCAAGAATAGAGGTAGCTACTATTtcaaaggaacagtttgactttttgtaAGGTATGCTCATTCACCTTCTTATAGGAGAGGATCAGTACAGTTCTGTCATCtgaacagtaaaaatgaaactCCATCCATCCTATGGTtcacttagcttagcataaacactggaaacagtcAAGGAAAATccaaatccacctaccagctaCTGCTACCCTCATCAAATCATACATtgcatcttgtttgtttgatctgtaCAGAAattgaagtgtaaaaatgacaagctGTGGTTTTATGGGGGCTTTTGTGCCAGACTGTTTCTTGAATGGAAGTTGTGGCTCCATAGGGACGAGCTGCCTGGCATTTCACTgtgctaagttaagctaactCATGGCTGTTGCTCCATATTTAATGAACTGGGAAgcagactgctgtgtgtgtgtgtgtgtatagatatagatatagatataaacTCCAGCTCTAGAAAAGgaataagcatattttcaaaaatgtcaaactatttacATATGTTTAcatctgcatttaaaatctCCTTTCAGAGGGAATAAACACATTGCTATCTAGTGCATATGCATCAAATCAGTTTCAATCTGCTCATTATTAAGAAATGGTGTCTTATTAAACCACCTTAAATGTGCTGTGGGAGTGTTCTGTACAGACTGCACTAATTAAGTGACCCTACAGCCTGCTGTAGTGCTGAGTGAGGATGAAAACGAGTTCTACAGTTTGTCTGAGGTCCAGTGATGAACGATGTGCTGATAGCGCTGCATCTTTACAGTTTATCTTCAGTAATTAGGACTGTTTGCATTTCCTCTGGGTtcacatgcatttttttaatccatctgtgccccccccccccctcttttaTTTCCTGATAGCGGTCATAATGCAGAGAGTGCAGTCTGAGCTGTCCCAGCAAGTCTCGTCCCTGCAAAGCGATGGGCGGGTGAGTCAAGCTGCACCCACTCACATATGCACGGAGTCCGTCCTCCATAAAGTCTCACTTATCTAAATAGAATCACCGCTGCTCCTCAGAATGATACGAGACAACATCAACACAGCCATGCACAGAGAAGCTTAGATGCTGAAAATGCAGAAAGAGCAGTAAGAAATACCAGGAAGGGAAGAGACCACATTTTTTCACGTTTCTTAAacactttatatttatattgtagtaaaggttatttagctggttttgtttagattgtttatttattattgtatgcACATTGCAGAGAtagagaaacaacattttgattcccctgtatgtctgacatatggtgaaatTGACAgtaaaaaagcctttgaatcttTTGTTTCAGCCACAAAACATCAGCAAGTTGATGTACTATGGGGGATGTCTGACTCTCCAGTTTCTATCAGATAATCATCAGGATTGGATTACATTTTCAAAGAAAGCCTCTCTGACGTCCAGATTaatgctcctctgtgtttgcaggTGGATGGCAGGGTGAGTTACGGTAATGACGCTCTGATGCCTGATCAGGCCTACAGCTCTGCTCCTATGGACCCTGGCCTGGACGGACTTGGCTTCATCCACCCTGAGAGCTTCAACCAGCCCAACACAGAGAACcacggtaacacacacactcacacagatcaTTGATTAAAATACACAGAGATGTGTTGCTAtattataaaatgaaatatttgctGTATAAACACTCAGTAGAAAATTGGTGCCAGCAACAAAATACTTGATAGGTCTAAACAAAATGTTGAGTTGCAATGAGATATAATTTGAGGAGCCAAGCCACTCATAAGATTATACAGAATTTTGACTGCGCAGTTTAACATTTTATCCtggttttgactttttttgggtgCAGTTGAGCCTGTTGATGCTCGTCCAATTCCAGATAGAGGGCTGCCCACACGAcctggtgagtgtgtgtttgcgtgaaTTTCTAACCATTTCTGAGTCCAGAATGGCTGCGAGCACATCCAGGGCAGGGTGATTCATTAGTGTTACTGATATAGTGATTTAATAACGTAACATCtacacatttttgcacattgcttttttaaaaacatgagtttgaagaaatgattaaaaagaTTCCACTGATCCTTCAGGCCTCCGATCATCAAGCAGGGAGTTTCAGATGCTCAGACTGAAAAAGTTTAATTGCAcataacaaaatacaaatataccCTTATATGTAAgacaaaaaaactttcaaaatttCATGATTTTATGCATGTATGTTTTTATAACATACTTTGTCTGCACATGCTCCTTTCCTTTCAGTATCTGCCCTGAAGCCAGAGGAGATGCCAGAAGTGCGGATGGAGACTGAAGAGAGGCAAAATGCTGGTTATGAAGTTTACCATCAAAAACTGGTACGAAAGCCATGTGATTCCAGCACAGCACACGTCATCATGTTACTTGTTCTCGTCCTTCAGTGATTTTTGCTTTGTGCACATAAACAGTTTTCGTTCTTTTAATGGCAGGTGTTTTTCGCTGAGGATGTTGGGTCCAATAAAGGTGCCATTATTGGACTTATGGTTGGAGGGGTTGTCATAGCAACCGTCATTGTCATTACCTTGGTGATGCTGAGGAAGAAACAGTATACTAATATTCATCACGGTGTAATCGAGGTAAAGAAAAGAGCGTGAATATTGTGGTTTGAAATGCAGCACAGACATTAGTGTTTCCAAGACGTGTCTACACCAAATGCTATTTTTGTTTCCACTGACCTTTTTGTTCTGGCCGTGGTGGTAGGTGGATGCAGCAGTGACACCGGAGGAGCGTCATCTGGCCAAGATGCAGCAGAATGGCTACGAGAATCCCACCTACAAATTCTTTGAGCAGATGCAGAATTAAAGAACTGCTCATCAACATTTTCTTCAGGCGTATCCCAAACACCCACTCTCACCACTGGTAGGGTCTGTTCCACTCGGGTCCCTTGCCCTCAGCCCTTGCAGCTTCAGTTAGTCACCTTGTTtgaggggggggtggagggggggtggaAGGTGTGAATATTACTGCAGGCTGATTTTTTACTCGTATGAAAGTTATGAAAAGATAAGTGATATCTTTGTTTAAGTGATATCCAGTTTGAGTCTCATTGAGGGGTTTGAGCCAAAGGAAACTGACATGGAACAAAGCCTTCTTAATCCCTGATCCCTTGATT
This window harbors:
- the LOC121194474 gene encoding amyloid-beta A4 protein-like isoform X1 gives rise to the protein MGEHTAFLLLLVATLTLSSEVPADDSVGLLTEPQVAMFCGKLNMHINVQSGKWEPDPSGTKSCIGTKEGILQYCQEVYPELQITNVVEANQPVSIQNWSKKGRKQYRSHTHIVVPYRCLVGEFVSDALLVPDKCKFLHQERMDQCESHLHWHTVAKESCGDRTMNLHDYGMLLPCGIDRFRGVEFVCCPAEAERESDSTELEGEESDVWWGGAEAEYSDNSMSRPADTEQATTEDDEDEDEQAETFERDENGDGDEDDEEDEEDEEDVIDERDSDERSANIAMTTTTTTTTESVEEVVRAVCWARAESGPCRAMLERWYFVPEKGRCAPFLFGGCGGNRNNFESEEYCLAVCSSSLPTMAPSPPDAVDRYLESPGDDNEHADFQKAKESLEAKHRDKMSQVMREWEEAERQAKNLPRADKKAVIQHFQEKVEALEQEAAGERQQLVETHMARVEALLNSRRRLALENYLSALQANPPRPRQVLSLLKKYVRAEQKDRQHTLKHYEHVRTVDPKKAAQIRPQVLTHLRVIDERMNQSLGLLYKVPTVANEIQNQVAVIMQRVQSELSQQVSSLQSDGRVDGRVSYGNDALMPDQAYSSAPMDPGLDGLGFIHPESFNQPNTENHVEPVDARPIPDRGLPTRPVSALKPEEMPEVRMETEERQNAGYEVYHQKLVFFAEDVGSNKGAIIGLMVGGVVIATVIVITLVMLRKKQYTNIHHGVIEVDAAVTPEERHLAKMQQNGYENPTYKFFEQMQN
- the LOC121194474 gene encoding amyloid-beta A4 protein-like isoform X2, encoding MGEHTAFLLLLVATLTLSSEVPADDSVGLLTEPQVAMFCGKLNMHINVQSGKWEPDPSGTKSCIGTKEGILQYCQEVYPELQITNVVEANQPVSIQNWSKKGRKQYRSHTHIVVPYRCLVGEFVSDALLVPDKCKFLHQERMDQCESHLHWHTVAKESCGDRTMNLHDYGMLLPCGIDRFRGVEFVCCPAEAERESDSTELEGEESDVWWGGAEAEYSDNSMSRPADTEQATTEDDEDEDEQAETFERDENGDGDEDDEEDEEDEEDVIDERDSDERSANIAMTTTTTTTTESVEEVVRVPTMAPSPPDAVDRYLESPGDDNEHADFQKAKESLEAKHRDKMSQVMREWEEAERQAKNLPRADKKAVIQHFQEKVEALEQEAAGERQQLVETHMARVEALLNSRRRLALENYLSALQANPPRPRQVLSLLKKYVRAEQKDRQHTLKHYEHVRTVDPKKAAQIRPQVLTHLRVIDERMNQSLGLLYKVPTVANEIQNQVAVIMQRVQSELSQQVSSLQSDGRVDGRVSYGNDALMPDQAYSSAPMDPGLDGLGFIHPESFNQPNTENHVEPVDARPIPDRGLPTRPVSALKPEEMPEVRMETEERQNAGYEVYHQKLVFFAEDVGSNKGAIIGLMVGGVVIATVIVITLVMLRKKQYTNIHHGVIEVDAAVTPEERHLAKMQQNGYENPTYKFFEQMQN